In Tessaracoccus flavus, the following are encoded in one genomic region:
- a CDS encoding DoxX family protein has protein sequence MSNNDWVQEGTPRDAEWEAEQDDYGVPLEQWDDYAAEQAVPVPSPQADTDATVQPTAPEVFDGDETTGPMNDEPEPDNSGPADDASAEGEAVEFAGPGVYDEPVIANDLVSEGDPVAVASPQTADDLIDETVQRPVPAPDEESAADSWQRTDQDAGSIPAPVLADEHGEPVVGAEEAAADDHRDDADGWDQVDPAADDHLHDESTQHVAATAIPGDETADDAAWAAQEAGDIDEAPADSVAEDEQGVAEPAATDDGPHYEDDPDATAVHHLSPSEPSDPEVAAFGRPGHSDITPASVTPTGDGSLAAGAVGGAAVGSAAMAGLYRGESDETQILDAATARRTVEQERADEERIARELQAEREARASRLGMVATSDANATRDPRPIRRGVGPFGSFGLFVLRLVTALILGVVGYQVLNSIDATTDYLAQQPLIPEPRLVAWIVGFGLAAMAVLLVIGLAVRVVGFLIAAVAVASLVLLRWGQFSIFVENMEGFRGDHDLLLAAVGIALLSLGGGRFGIDGAVVKARETAREAKYS, from the coding sequence ATGTCGAACAATGATTGGGTCCAGGAAGGCACCCCCCGCGACGCGGAGTGGGAGGCCGAGCAAGACGACTACGGCGTGCCCCTCGAACAGTGGGACGACTACGCGGCCGAGCAGGCCGTGCCAGTGCCCAGCCCACAGGCGGACACGGACGCGACCGTCCAGCCCACCGCCCCGGAGGTCTTCGACGGGGACGAGACCACCGGGCCGATGAACGACGAACCCGAGCCCGACAACAGTGGGCCCGCTGACGACGCCAGCGCTGAGGGGGAGGCCGTGGAGTTCGCCGGTCCGGGCGTCTACGACGAGCCCGTCATCGCCAACGATCTCGTGTCCGAGGGCGATCCTGTCGCCGTCGCGTCCCCGCAGACGGCTGACGACCTCATCGACGAGACGGTCCAGCGTCCCGTGCCCGCTCCCGATGAGGAGAGCGCCGCGGACTCCTGGCAGCGCACCGACCAGGACGCCGGCAGCATCCCGGCGCCGGTGCTCGCGGACGAGCACGGCGAGCCGGTCGTCGGGGCCGAGGAGGCCGCGGCCGACGACCACCGGGACGACGCTGACGGTTGGGATCAGGTCGATCCCGCCGCAGACGACCACCTGCACGACGAGTCCACCCAGCACGTGGCGGCGACCGCCATCCCTGGGGACGAGACCGCAGACGACGCCGCCTGGGCAGCCCAGGAGGCCGGCGACATCGACGAGGCCCCTGCCGACTCCGTTGCCGAGGACGAGCAGGGGGTGGCGGAGCCGGCGGCCACCGACGACGGACCGCACTACGAGGACGACCCCGATGCCACCGCCGTCCACCACCTCAGCCCCAGCGAGCCCTCCGACCCGGAAGTGGCGGCCTTCGGCCGTCCCGGACATTCGGACATCACGCCGGCATCCGTGACGCCGACCGGGGACGGCAGCCTTGCCGCCGGCGCTGTCGGCGGGGCCGCCGTGGGATCCGCTGCGATGGCGGGTCTCTACCGCGGTGAGTCCGACGAGACGCAGATCCTCGATGCTGCCACCGCGCGCCGCACCGTCGAGCAGGAGCGAGCCGACGAGGAACGGATTGCCCGTGAACTCCAGGCCGAGCGCGAGGCGCGCGCCTCCAGGCTGGGCATGGTGGCGACGTCCGACGCCAACGCGACCCGGGATCCGCGCCCGATCCGACGCGGAGTCGGTCCGTTCGGGAGTTTCGGCCTCTTCGTCCTGAGACTCGTCACCGCGCTGATCCTCGGTGTCGTCGGCTATCAGGTACTCAACTCGATCGACGCAACCACCGACTACCTCGCCCAGCAGCCCTTGATCCCCGAGCCGCGGCTGGTGGCCTGGATCGTCGGCTTCGGCCTGGCTGCCATGGCGGTGCTGTTGGTGATCGGCCTCGCGGTGAGGGTGGTTGGCTTCCTCATCGCTGCGGTCGCCGTGGCGTCGCTCGTGTTGCTGCGGTGGGGGCAGTTCAGCATCTTCGTGGAGAACATGGAGGGCTTCCGCGGAGACCACGACCTGCTGCTGGCGGCCGTCGGCATCGCACTGCTCAGCCTGGGCGGTGGCCGGTTCGGAATCGACGGCGCCGTCGTCAAAGCCCGCGAGACGGCCCGCGAGGCCAAGTACAGCTAA
- a CDS encoding FMN-binding negative transcriptional regulator — MEPQGPESYVYLPASQSEADAAACRELLEQVGAGLWITEGPGVPTATLLPTLWSGDRLISHASAANLQFPPGTDRVACRVVVQGPHTYVSPRWYPSVQPGTARGRATGRAVGTWDYEQVQFAGWLRTHTDPRRLREEVRAHAEWFDAQRMADSTVGPSDAQRGPWRLDEAPREFIEAMLRGIVGLELEITDVVGRFKLSQNRTQGDRDGVATGLRERGRDQDLAIADAVDRATPLYP, encoded by the coding sequence GTGGAGCCACAGGGACCAGAGAGCTACGTCTACCTTCCGGCGAGCCAGAGCGAGGCCGACGCCGCGGCGTGCCGCGAGCTCCTGGAGCAGGTGGGGGCGGGGCTGTGGATCACGGAGGGCCCCGGGGTGCCCACCGCCACGCTGCTGCCGACCCTGTGGAGCGGCGATCGGCTGATCTCACACGCGTCAGCGGCGAATCTCCAGTTCCCGCCCGGCACAGATCGCGTGGCCTGCCGGGTGGTGGTGCAGGGTCCGCACACCTACGTCAGCCCACGCTGGTATCCGAGCGTGCAGCCCGGGACCGCCAGAGGTCGCGCCACGGGCCGCGCGGTCGGGACGTGGGACTACGAGCAGGTCCAGTTCGCCGGCTGGCTCCGCACACACACCGATCCCCGGCGACTTCGTGAAGAGGTCCGCGCGCACGCCGAGTGGTTCGACGCGCAGCGTATGGCCGACAGCACCGTCGGGCCCTCCGACGCTCAACGCGGCCCCTGGCGCCTCGACGAGGCCCCGCGTGAGTTCATCGAGGCGATGCTGCGCGGGATCGTCGGCCTGGAGCTGGAGATCACGGACGTGGTTGGCCGGTTCAAGCTCTCGCAGAACCGGACCCAGGGCGACCGTGACGGCGTGGCCACCGGCCTGCGGGAGCGCGGCCGCGACCAGGACCTCGCCATCGCCGACGCGGTCGACCGGGCGACGCCTCTTTATCCCTAG
- a CDS encoding DNA polymerase III subunit delta': MGDVWSELIGQERAVATLRRAVDGKSHAMSHAWLFVGPPGSGRSNAARAFAAALQCPRGGCGECEECRTTLSAAHPDVTLLRTEQLSIGVDEVRALVGRANMSPVKQRYQIVVVEDADRITERGADALLKGLEEPAARTVWLLCAPSADDVIVTIRSRCREIKLVTPSDDAVTELLVSRDGISPALAAHAARAAQGHVGRARMLARSEEARIRRREILALPGRLTSVTACLDAAENLVSSAADEAAQATAELDARELASLQAAMGLGGRGAKPRNAQAAVRELEDQQKARVKRIQRDALDRVLTELTGYYRDVLAAQTAPGVPLVNSDLADEIEPFARQTRPEHTVRALDAILQARTALEGNVAPLLALESLLIGLAAARKVS, from the coding sequence ATGGGTGACGTGTGGTCGGAGCTGATCGGGCAGGAGCGCGCCGTCGCGACGCTGCGCCGGGCCGTGGATGGGAAGAGCCACGCCATGTCGCACGCCTGGTTGTTCGTCGGCCCTCCTGGTTCGGGCCGCTCCAACGCGGCGAGGGCCTTCGCCGCAGCCCTGCAGTGTCCGCGGGGCGGCTGCGGGGAGTGCGAGGAGTGCCGGACCACCCTCAGCGCCGCGCACCCCGATGTCACCCTCCTTCGCACCGAGCAGTTGTCCATCGGCGTGGACGAGGTCCGCGCGCTGGTGGGCCGAGCCAACATGTCCCCTGTGAAACAGCGCTACCAGATCGTGGTGGTCGAGGACGCGGACCGCATCACGGAGCGGGGGGCTGACGCGTTGCTGAAGGGGCTCGAGGAACCGGCTGCCCGGACCGTGTGGCTGCTCTGCGCGCCGAGCGCCGACGACGTCATCGTGACCATCCGGTCCCGGTGCCGGGAGATCAAGCTCGTGACGCCGAGCGACGACGCGGTCACCGAGTTGCTCGTCAGCCGCGACGGCATCTCCCCGGCTCTGGCCGCCCACGCGGCGCGCGCCGCCCAGGGCCACGTCGGGAGAGCCCGCATGCTGGCCCGCTCGGAGGAGGCCCGCATTCGGCGCCGTGAGATCCTCGCCCTGCCAGGCCGGTTGACCTCCGTGACAGCCTGCCTGGACGCTGCCGAGAACCTCGTGTCGTCCGCCGCCGACGAAGCTGCCCAGGCCACGGCCGAACTCGATGCCCGCGAGTTGGCCAGCCTCCAGGCGGCAATGGGCCTCGGCGGGCGAGGGGCCAAGCCCCGCAACGCCCAGGCCGCCGTCCGCGAACTGGAGGATCAGCAGAAGGCGAGGGTCAAGCGGATCCAGCGCGACGCGCTCGACCGCGTGCTGACCGAACTGACCGGTTACTACCGCGACGTCCTCGCGGCTCAGACCGCGCCGGGCGTGCCGCTCGTGAACTCGGACCTCGCCGACGAAATCGAGCCCTTCGCCCGGCAGACGCGGCCGGAGCACACAGTGCGGGCGTTGGACGCCATCCTCCAGGCGCGGACCGCTTTGGAGGGCAACGTCGCGCCCCTACTGGCACTGGAATCCCTGCTCATCGGGCTCGCCGCCGCCCGCAAGGTCTCCTGA
- a CDS encoding PSP1 domain-containing protein, whose translation MARVMAVAFERHGQLHYLDPADGAYAVGDWVRYPTPDGPEIAQVVWAAEDVEGFDDVPVCQGPATQADHARDAANRQRRADAMAVAKRTIAGHGLPMKVVGVDYLDRTAEFDRLIAIYYTAPHRVDFRSLLGDLARALDSRIDLRQVGSRDAARLIGGVGSCGRELCCTTFLTDFEPVSTRLARVQGLPPNPLQISGQCGRLMCCLKYEHPLYVDFIKQAPAIGDRVTVDGQEMTVTGHNVPAGSVTGRTPSGEMVRCPLEKVCSAKMSRDLRSANVKLSEKGEHE comes from the coding sequence ATGGCACGGGTGATGGCGGTCGCGTTCGAGCGGCACGGCCAACTGCACTACTTGGATCCGGCCGACGGCGCCTACGCCGTCGGCGACTGGGTGCGTTACCCCACCCCCGACGGCCCCGAGATCGCCCAGGTGGTGTGGGCAGCCGAGGACGTTGAGGGCTTTGACGATGTGCCAGTCTGCCAGGGGCCCGCCACCCAGGCCGACCATGCGCGAGATGCCGCGAACCGGCAGCGACGAGCCGATGCCATGGCCGTGGCGAAGCGCACGATCGCCGGGCACGGGCTGCCCATGAAGGTGGTGGGCGTCGACTACCTCGACCGGACGGCCGAGTTCGACCGCCTCATCGCGATCTACTACACGGCCCCCCACCGCGTCGATTTCCGCAGCCTGCTGGGGGACCTCGCTCGAGCACTGGACTCGCGGATCGACCTGCGGCAGGTGGGCTCGCGCGACGCCGCGCGGCTGATCGGCGGGGTCGGATCGTGCGGCCGGGAACTGTGTTGCACCACCTTCCTGACCGACTTCGAACCTGTCTCGACGAGGCTGGCCCGCGTGCAGGGGTTGCCGCCCAACCCGCTGCAGATCTCCGGACAGTGCGGCCGGCTCATGTGCTGCCTCAAGTACGAGCACCCGCTGTACGTGGACTTCATCAAGCAGGCGCCGGCCATCGGTGACCGGGTCACAGTCGACGGTCAGGAGATGACTGTCACCGGCCACAACGTGCCGGCAGGCTCCGTGACTGGGCGCACGCCGTCGGGAGAGATGGTGCGCTGTCCGCTGGAGAAGGTCTGTTCGGCCAAGATGTCCCGGGATCTCAGGTCCGCGAACGTCAAGCTGTCCGAGAAGGGGGAGCATGAGTAG